Part of the Bryobacteraceae bacterium genome is shown below.
GCGCCTGGTTCATGGGCTCCTATCAGCGCACTCACATCTCCCAGGGTGACAACATCGTTTCGAGCGTCCCCACCGTCGACCAGCGCAACGGAATCTTCGGCGCAACCCGCGTCTATGACCCTGCCACCACGCGCGCCAATCCCGCCGGCTCCGGATCCGTCCGCGACCTGTTCCCCAACAACACGGTGCCCGCCTCCCGTTTCGACGCCATCGGAAAGAAGCTCGCCGATTTCTACCCGAACCCGCAATTCGCAACCGCCGCCCGCAACTACGTCAACATCCCGATCCATGGCACTCGATCCCACAATGCCACCTTCCGCGGCGACCTCCGCGTCACGGATCAGGATTCGCTCTTCGGCCGCCTTTCCTTCGATGACGGCTCCTTCACTCGCAAGAGCGCCCTTCCCGAGCCGGCCACCACCGGAACCATTCGCGATCAGCCCGCCCGTAGCGTCGGCTTCGGGTACACACGCGTCGTTACGCCCGTCACGGTGAACGAACTGCGGTTCGCATGGAATCGCGTCAGCGTCGTTCAGGACGGCACCCTGGCCCGCAACGAAATCATTCCCGGCGCGCTCGATCCCGACGTCACCAGCTCTCAGCCACAGTTCAACGTCACCGGTTTCACCGGCCTCAGTTCGGAACCGGCTGGCTTCGGCAACCTCCCGCTCGACAAATCCTCCGGCGTCTGGAATATCTCCGACAACATCAGCTCGGTCCGCGGCAAACACACGCTCAAGGCGGGGTTCGACTACCAGCTCATTCGCGTCATCACCTCCGCAACGCTGCAAGGCCGTGGCAGTTGGGCGTTCAACGGCGTATTCACGCAGAATCCGCAAGGCCGCCCGAACACCGGCGCGCCCGTGGCCGACCTCCTTCTCGGCCTCCCCAATTCGATCACCATCGGAACGCGCGGCGTCAGCCAGGAACGCGAGCACAACACTTACTGGTACCTCCAGGATGATTGGCAGGTCACCCCCACCCTCACCTTCAACCTCGGCCTCCGCTACGAAATTACTCGCCCCTTCTACGAAATCAACAACCGCCTTGCCAACCTCATCACGGACTACGGCGACCCCAACTTCGGCCAGTACATCATCGCCGGCGACGGCCGCCGCCCTCGCTCACTCCAATACACCGACTACAACAACCTTGCTCCCCGCTTCGGTTTCGCATGGCGCACTCCCGCTGCCGGACTCGTGCTTCGCGGCGGCTACGGCATCTTCTTCGGCCAGGATGAGGGCTTCGGCGTTTCGCAGCGCACCACCAACAACCCGCCCTTCGTCGGCTTCGGCGGCTTCAACGTGACCTCGGATCAGTTGAACATCGCATCCACGATTCCCCTTTCGTCGCCGCTGCCCGCGCGCCCGGCTCCGATCGATCCCGCGTCGTTCCAGTTCGATCCCAACTCCACCGTTCAACTCCGCTCCTGGACCAACCGCTTCACGCTGCCCTACATCCAGCAATGGACTCTCTCCCTGCAAAAGGAAATCGTCCCCGGAACACTCTGGGAACTGAACTACGTGGGCAACCACGGACTCAAACTCTGGGGCGTCTACCAGGGCAACCAGCCCGTGCCCGGTCCTGGCAGCGTGAACAACCGCCGGCCCCTCTCGGCTTTCACCCGCGGCTCGATCATCCGCGCGGAACCGTGGGTTACGTCGAACTACAACGGTCTGTCCACTCGGTTGGAACGCCGTTTCAGCAAAGGCCTGTCGTTCCTCGCGTCCTACACCTATGGCCGCTCGCTCGACACTCAGTCCAACGTCGATCTCTGCGACGGCTGCGTAAACTCTTCCGGCGCGGGCTCCGTCCAGAACGTCAACAACCGCAAGGCCAATCGCGGACCTTCGGACCACAACGTGCCGCAGAGGTTCGTGTTCTCCGGGGGCTGGGATCTGCCGTTCGGCCAGCGGAACGTAGTCGCCCGCGGCTGGACATTCGCCGGAATCCTAACCTTCGCCAGCGGCCTCCCGTTCACGCTGAACCTCCCGTTCGATAACGCCAACACAGGCAACGTAAACTGGCCCAACCGCATCGCCGACGGGCGCATCGACAACCGCACCATCGATCGCTGGTTCGACACCGCCGCCTTTGCCTTCCCCGCCCAATACACCTTTGGAAACGCCGGCAGAGGCTATCTCACCGGCCCCGGAACCAAGACCCTCGACTTCTCCCTCCAGCGCAGTTTCAACCTGCCGATCAACGAAGTCTCTCGAGTCGAGTTCCGGGCCGAGGCCTTCAATGCGCTCAACACGCCGCAATTCGGAATCCCCGGCGCGACGCTGAACACCCCGCAGTTCGCGACCATCGGATCCACCGCGGGCCCCAACCGCCAACTCCAATTCGGTCTGCGGCTTCTTTTCTGACGGCTGAGCAAGCGCAGGCCGGCCAACGGGACCTATGCCGGACGGTTCGCTATCCTGAAACGAACCTTCCCATGCACATCCTCGATTCCGGCGACCCCTCCCTCTACGACATCCGCACCCGTGCCGCCGGACCCAAAGGCGCGCTCCCCATCACGCCGGACATGCTCCTCAAGCGCCCCTCCGGCGACCTGTTCGGCTGGAGCCAGAACGCTGGCATGGGCTGGGACCCCTCCGCCCTCGGCGGCCACGACATTCTCATTCTCTCGACGCACGGCGGCCTCCGCGACCCCGATGGCGCGCCCGTCGCCCTCGGCTACCACACCGGCCACTTCGAAGTGCACCTCCTCGTCGACGCCGCCGCGCGCGAACTCGCCGCCCACCGCGCCGTTCCCTTCGCCGGATACTGTACCGATCCATGCGACGGACGCTCCCAAGGCACGCCCGGCATGTACGATTCGCTGCCTTATCGCAACGACGCCGCCATCGTGCTGCGCCGCCTCGCCCGATCGCTCCCCACGCGCCGCGGCGTCCTCGGCGTCGCCACCTGCGACAAAGGCCTTCCGGCGATGATGATGGCCCTCGCCGCGCTTCACGATCTGCCCTGTGTTCTCGCTCCCGGCGGCGTCACCCTGGCCGCGGAGGAAGGAGAAGACGCCGGCAAGGCGCAGACCCTCGGCGCGCGCTACGCTCACGGCGAGATCACGCTCGAGTACGCCGCCGAAGCCGGATGCCGCACCTGCGCCTCGCCCGGCGGCGGCTGCCAGTTCCTCGGCACCGCGGCGACTTCGCAAGTGATCGCCGAAGCGTTGGGAATGGCTCTGCCGCATTCCGCGCTAGCGCCCTCCGGCCACCCCATCTGGCTCGACATGGGCCGCCGCTCGGCCCGCGCTCTCCTCGCGATGGTGGAGCGGGGAATCCGGATGCGCGACATTCTCGATCGCCGCGCACTCCACAACGCCATGGCCCTCCACGCCGCTTTCGGCGGTTCGACGAACCTCATTCTCCATCTGCCCGCTGTAGCCCATTCAGCCGGGCTCGCGCGGCCCACGGTGGAGGATTGGAACCGCGTGAACCGTGCCGTTCCCCGCTTGGTCGACGTGCTCCCCAATGGCCCTCGCAATCACATCACCGCGCAGGCCTACCTTGCCGGCGCCGTCCCCGAAGTGATGCTCCACCTCCGCCAGGCCGGCCTCCTCGAAACCGGCGCTCGAACCGTGGCCGGCATCACAGTGGATGAAGCGCTCAACTGGTGGGAGCAATCCGAGCGGCGCGCCGCCGTGCGCAAGCTGCTCGCCGATCGCGACCACATTGACCCCGGCAAAGTCATCATGGATCCGGACGCCGCCCGTGCCGCTGGACTCACCCCCACCGTCTGCTTCCCAGTCGGCAACCTCGCCCCGGAAGGCTCCGTCGTCAAGAGCACGTCGATCGACCCTTCCGTTGTCGACGCCGGCGGCGTCTACCGCAAGGAGGGTCCGGCTCGCGTCTTTCTCGCCGAGCGCGACGCCATCGCCGCCATCAAGGAAAACCGCCTCCAGCCGGGCGATATTCTCGTTCTCATCTGCCGCGGTCCGCTTGGCTCCGGCATGGAAGAGACCTACCAGATCACATCGGCGCTGAAGCACCTGCCGTTCGGAAAGCACATCGCGCTCATTACCGACGCTCGCTTCTCCGGCGTGTCCACCGGAGCCTGCATCGGCCATGTGTCCCCCGAAGCGCTCGCCGGCGGGCCGATTGGCAAACTCCGCGACGGCGACCGAATCCGCATCGTCATCGACCGCAACCGCCTCGAAGCCACCGTCGACTTGCTGGGCGCCGACGGCAGCGTCGAATCCGGAAACGCCGCACTGGCGGCTCGCGACCCCAGAGCCGATTTGCACGCCGATCCCGAGCTCCCGCCTGAAACCCGCCTCTGGGCCGCGTTGCAGGATGTCTCCGGCGGCTCCTGGGGTGGCGCTGTCTACGATACGGACGCGATCCTCCGCGTCATCGAAGCCGGCCGCCGCGCGATCAGCGCGTGAACCGTAGCGACCCCACCACCTGGTCGAGCATTTGTTGCAGTTGCTGCGCGTTTTGCCGCGGCGCCGCGCCGATGATGTAGAACAGCCCTTCCGGCCGCGCCACCGTGATGATCACGCCCTGCTCCGGGCCGCCGAATGGCGACTCCGTCTGGTACTGCGTCATCAGCCCCGTGGCGCCGCTGAGCCGCACCTGCCTCGCGTTGCTCCCGATCTGCATCGAAGGATCGGCGCGCATCATCTGCCGCCACAATTCCTGCGACGCGCCGCCAAGGTCGCTGGCCGTCTGCGGAGCGTAGTAGTTCAACATCAGCCCAAAACCGATGGCGACACTGCCGCCCAGTTGCCGCACGAGGCCGCCGCGTGGCGCAACCACCGTTGCCGGCGTGCCGTTCGACTGCACCATCTCCCAATCGCCCGGCATCGACATCTGGAACGTGGGTCCCCGCACCTGCCGCCATTGCGCGTTGCTCGGCTGCGACACTTGCGGAGCGGCGGGCTGCGGCTTCTGGGGAGGCTTCGGCTCCGGCAGCGCCGCCACGCTTCGCTTCAGCCCGCCGAAATCGCCCGCCTGGAACCCATAGCTCTGCTGCGGCATCACCGCGATTTCGGATTCGATTCGCTTGATCCGGTTGCCCGGATTCGGGTGGTCGGAGAAGAACTCGGGCGCGCGCGAGCCGCCGTCGCCCTCCAACTTCTCGAAGAACCGCGCCATCTCGATCGGGTTGTAACCCGCCTCGGCCATGATCCGCGAACCGAGAATATCGGCTTGCGTTTCCGCGCCGCGTGAGAACTTCAGCAGAAGCGAATTCAACCCCAGCGCCGCGCCCACCTGTACAAGCTGGCCGAGCTGCTCGTTGCCCACCGACGCTGCGGCGACCGCGCCGCCAATCTGCGCCGGCAGCTCGAGCAGTTGCGCCTTCGAGACCTGGTTGGTGCCGTGCCGCAGGATTACGTGCGCCATCTCGTGTCCCATCACCCCGGCGACCTGCGCCTCGTTATCGGCGGACGCGATCAGCCCCGAGAAAACGAACATCGGGCCTCCCGGCAGCGCGAACGCGTTGATGCTCTTCTCGTTCACCACAGTGAACTCGAACGGAAATCCGCTCGATTTGGCCGCATTGGTCTGCACCAGCCGCTCGCCGATCCGCTTCACGTAGTTCTGGACGGCCGCGTCGCGCACGATGTCCATCTGCTGCCGGACTTCCTCGGCGGCCTGCTTGCCGAGCTCAATGTCCTGCTGCACGGAAAAGAAGTTCATTCCCGGTTTGATCGGCGCGCCCGGTTGGTGGCCGCTGCAAGCGGCCAGCAGCACGCCGAGCGCTGCCGCCGGGAGTCGTTTGGAGAGTGTGGTGGAGGAGAGCATGAGCATGGAGACCTCGCGAAATCGGCCCTGGCAGTCCGATTCGTTCTTCCACAATAGCTGACCCGTCACGGGGCCTGCATGTTTCAGCTCCCAGTTCGGGGGGCGGACTAGTGAGGCAGCCCGGAAGAGAGCGTGGTCCGGTGCGCCGGTGGCGTCATCCAGCCGACGCGGCCCGATTCGCCGTCATAATAGGCTCCAACCACGCGGAGACGCCCCCCGCCCGCTAGCGGCGCAAGAATCGGGTCCGACGCGGCAAGTGCGGCCACGCCCGCCTCGACGTTGGCATGAATCGCACGCTCCAGCACGTCCCCCGGCTGGCCCTTCACACGAGCCACGGGAGCCGCCATCGGCGCAACCAGGGTCCCGATATGCCCTGGACCCATGGCGCCCCGCACGGCGTGTCCCACCACCGAGCAGCCCTGATGTCCAAGAACCACCACCACCCGAACGCCGTGCCTTTCCACCGCCATCTCCACCGCCGCGATCTCCCGTTCGCCAACCACGTTGCCCGGCGCCCGGAGCACGTATAAGTCGCCTAGCCCCTGGTCGAACAGAATCTCTGGCGGCGTCGTCGATTCCGAACAGGCGATCACCACCGCTTGCGCCGGCTGCGTCTTCGCCACTTCCCGCCTCCGTGCGACCGACTGATGCCAGTGCACGGGCTTCCCCTCGGCATGCCGCTGGTTGCCGTAGCGGAGCCACTCGAGGACCATTTCCGGGGACGGCGCGCCATCGGCCGCTCCGGCCGCCGCCGGCACCATTCCAAGAGCTAGCGGAAGTAACACCAGGATCTTTCCCATGTCTCCCTCATCGGCTCCACGCGAAAAAGGCGTAACTTTCGTGAAACGTTTCGCCCCAGGGTGTCACTTCCAGGACACTATGGCTGCACCTCTGTCCTCGGATTGGTCGAAACGGTCCAAGAGCACCTTTGACTTCATCGTGATTGGCTCCGGCTACGGCGGAGCGATCACGGCCGCCCGGCTCGCCGGGTCGGACGCACGCCCCAGCGTCTGCATCCTCGAGCGCGGCAAGGAGTGGGCCGTCGGCGAATTCCCCGACTCGGCCGGCGGCTGGCTCTCCAATCAACGCAATGACCTGAACCCCCTCGGCCTTTACGAAGTCCTCAATTACGCCGACATCTCCATCCTCAAGGGCTCCGGTCTCGGCGGCACTTCGCTCGTCAACGCCAACGTCGCGATCGTGCCCGACGACGACGCGTTCCGCCAGGACGGCTGGCCAGCCGCCGTCAATACGGCGTCGCTCGATTCGTTCTACCGGATTGCCCGCGACACGCTGTTCGCCCGCCCCTATCCCGACGCGATGAATCTGCCCAAGGTGCAGGCCCTCGCCCGCCGGGGCGCGCAGCTCGGTCTCCCCGTGGAACCCCTCGACATCGCGGTAACCACCGTCGATAGAACCAACGACCAGGGCGTTCACCAGCCCAAGTGCACCGGCTGCGGCGATTGCGTCTCCGGCTGTAACGTCGGCTCGAAGAATACGCTCGCCATGAACTATCTTCCTCTCGCCAAAAGCAAGGGCGCGGAGATATACACGCAATGCGAGGTGGAGTCGATCGAAAAGCTCTCCGCCGGCGGTTGGCGCGTCCACGGCTACTGGGTGCGAGACGCCCTCAAGAGACAGAAGTTCTCGCTCGACGCCGGCAACGTCATCCTCGCCGCCGGGTCGGTTAACAGCACCGAAATCCTGCTCCGGTCGGCCGAAAAGCGCGGACTCGCCATCTCACCCGCCGCTGGCTCCAAGTTCGGCGGCAACGGCGACTTCTTCGGCCTCTCCTACAACGGCAACTACGAGACCCGCGTCCTCGGCTTCGGCGTCCATCCGCCGGACCAGGCTTGGGAAAAGAACCCGAGCGGACCCTCGATCGTCGCGTCTCTTCGCTACCGGGCCGGCGATCCGTCGCGGTGGTTCACCATCGAGGACCTCAGCTTCCCCGCGGCTGCCCTTCGCGCCGCTCAGGTCACCTTCGCCACGCTCCCGAACAAGGAGGATACCGACGTCGGCGACGAAACCCGGGAGATGCGTCGAGCCATTCAAGATACGCTCGGGATCAAGCCCTACGATCCCGAAGGCGCGCTCAATCACACCATGCTCTACCTGTGCATGGGTTTCGATGACCAGCGCGGCTACTTCGTGCTCGGCAAGCGCGGCGTCGAGATCCGCTGGCCCGGCGCAGGCCGCCAGCCCGTGTTCGGGATGATCAACGAGGAACTCCGCCGCCACGCGCGGCGCGAGGGCTCGAGCTTCCTCGCCAACCCGATCTGGGAGTTCATGAAGCTTCCCGTGCGCCATCTCGTCACCGCGCATCCGCTCGGCGGACTGCCGATGGGCGAGGACTACCTCGCCGGCGCCGTCGACGAATGGGGCCGCGTCTTCTCCTCCGACGGCAGCGTTCACGACGGGCTTTTCGTGGCTGACGGCGCCGTGCTGCCCGCCGCCCTCGGCGTCAATCCCTTCCTCACGATAGCGGCTGTCGCCGAGCGGATCGCCGCGCGCAAGATCGAGGAAATCGGCGGCAACCCCTATCCCAAGCCCCCCGCGCCCGTTGCCATACCCGCTGTCGATCCGATCGAGGCCATCTCGAAAAGCGAAACCGAACTCGAACGCATCTTCGAACGAATCCCGTCCGGCTCCATCCAAACCATGCTCAACGCAGGCGGCCGCACGGTCGATCCCGCCGCCCGCCGCATTCGCAACGACGATTTCTGGAAAGGGTGCTTCCCCAACGGTCATCTGCTGAACGCCATGTCGTCGGCCCTGTTCACGTCGTTCAAGAAACGCTTCTTCAAACAGGGCGGCAAGTTCATGGGCGTCACCAGCGACTCCGACGGCGCCATCGACGCGCGCAACAGCATTGAGGAGATCGAACTGAAGAAACCCGCCGGCGATCTGAAGCCCGGCCGCTACATCCTCCTCCGCTACCTCGATCCGCCGTGGCAAGGTTTCTACGATGTCTTTCGCGTGATCAACGAAGACCTGCTGATCGGCCGCGTCTACCTCGGCGCGTACCCGGACGGCCTCCGTATGTTCACCTTCCCGATGACGCGCCGCTACGCGTTCTCGCAGATGACCGTGGAGGATCACCGGTCCCTCTACGCTTCAGCGGTCGTGCCCACCGCGCTCGAGCTCGACGGCGCCTGGCGCATGGATACGATCTCCAACGCCAACCACGCCGCCGGCGTCGCCTGGCTCGCTTTCGAGAACAAGCCCGACGGGCGCCTCGAGAGCCGCTATCAATTGATGGGGCTCATTGAGGGGCTGGTGACGCCCAGCTTCGCCGCCGGCCATTTCCAACTGAACGACTTCACGCCCCTTCGCGACGAGATCCGGAAAATCGATGACGAGCTGTTCATCGGCAAATGGGTCACCTCCGATCCGGCGTTGATCCACGGCTCACTGCCGGTCGATCTCGGCTTGTTCCACCGCGAACCCGCGGGCCCCGACGGGAAGAGCCGCTGGGGCTTCTACTACCTCCTCACCCGCGCCGAGGGCGCCGGCCGCCTCTCTTCCAGCACGATCCTCAGCCCCTGGCTCGATCATCAGCTCCCGCGCGGTGTCGGCATGACCTTCGACGAAGAGATGGTGGGCCGTATCTGGAATGGCATGAAGACGCCCTCCGGCGATCGGTCCGGCGACCTCGCCATCGCGGCTCGCGGCGACGCCGGAGCCTCGGCCTGCAGCTTTCAGGTCCGGATGCACATCGGCGATGTCAACGAATTCGTCGACGGCCCCGAGCACGAAGCGCGCCTCTCCGGCAAGATCGTCTTCAGCGACTTCCTCGGCGGCGGCCCGCGCGAGTTCACCCTCGATTCCGGCAAGAGCTACTTCAACTACCTCCGCGTGAACACCCAAACCGGCGAAGCCGAAATGCGCTACTTCCTCGAATGGACCACTCCGCAAGGCCGCCGCTTCCAGTTCGAAGGCAAGAAGTACATGCAGAAGGACGCCTCCGGTCCGCGGGAAGTGCTCAGCGACTACACCACCCTCTACACGCATCTCTACGAGTACAACGCCGGCGGCCGCGACGAACTGGCCACGGGTCTGCTCAAGTTCCGCACCTTCGAGGATCTCGCCGCCGTGGGCAACCTGGCCGGATTCCTCGCCGGCTTCCGTGTCACCGGCGCCACTGACCCGGGCCTGCAATTGGCCGCGCGAATGCGCTTCCTCGCCTTCACCGGGCAGTTCGTCCAGCGCGAGTACGATCCCCTCGCGCCGCAGGCTGAGATGCCGCCCGCACCACGCGCCGCGGCCGCCGGCGGAGGTTCCGGTAGCGAATATCCATAGCGGTATCATGGGTAACCATGTTCATTCCGTTGACCCCGCTGCGGTGTCTCCACCGCGCGATGGACTTGTTCGGCGACAAGACCGGCGTCATCTGCGGCGGGACAAGCTTCACCTATCGTCAATTCGGTGAACGCTGCCAGAAACTAGCCGCCGGGTTGTCGGCTACCGGGATCGGTCCGGGTGATCGCGTTGCGTATCTTTCGTTCAACAACCACCAATTGCTCGAGGGCTACTACGGCGTGATTCAGGCCGGCGCCGTCGTCATGCCGCTCAACGTGCGTCTGTCCGCTGGCGAGCTCGTGAACATTCTCAATCACTCCGGAGCCCGCATGCTTGTCTTTGAAACGGACTTTCTGCCGCATGCGGAGCAGATCAAGGCGAACTGTCCCGGCGTCGAACATCTCGTCTCCATCGGCGGCCCGGCGTCCCTCGCCACGCTCGATTACGAAGACATCGTGGCGCGCGGCGCCCCTCGGCGCGCCGACATCATGGCCGTGGATGAAAATGCCGTGGCCGAGCTCTTCTACACCAGCGGCAGCACCGGCACGCCCAAAGGCGTCACCCTTTCGCATCGCACGCTCTACCTGCACGCGCTCGACCTCGTCTCTATCTACGACAACCCGTCCACCATCGTGGACCTGCACACCATTCCCTTGTTCCACGCCAACGGATGGGGCAAGCCGCAAGTCTCCACCATGCTCGGTGTCACGCAGGTGATGGTGCGCCGGTTTGAACCCGCCGGCGTGTTCCAGTTGATCGCCGCGCACCGCGCCACCCACATGAGCCTCGTCCCCACCATGGCCAACGCATTGATCAATGCCCCCGATCTCGCCGCGGCCGATCTCTCGAGCCTCCGCCAGGTGA
Proteins encoded:
- a CDS encoding carboxypeptidase regulatory-like domain-containing protein — translated: MGLRFRSLVFCLIAAASASYAQTSTGQITVTVLDASGAVVPGASVTLTGSETGELVRTLATDELGSATAPLLRPGAYTVAATREGFKRLERTGIVLRVADSLSLRLTLEPGGVTESVSVTAQAELLEERTHSVGQVVDDRTMQQLPLNGRNYLQLGNLTAGAVPNTRSRDRTFSAYGNRGLQNAFLLDGARNQNYLRGLDNRARDAMRPSLEAIAEFKVQTSNFSAEYGASAGAVVNVVTRSGTNQIHGSAFEFIRNSAFDARDFFTPASASKPLYVQHQYGGSLGGPIKRNRAWFMGSYQRTHISQGDNIVSSVPTVDQRNGIFGATRVYDPATTRANPAGSGSVRDLFPNNTVPASRFDAIGKKLADFYPNPQFATAARNYVNIPIHGTRSHNATFRGDLRVTDQDSLFGRLSFDDGSFTRKSALPEPATTGTIRDQPARSVGFGYTRVVTPVTVNELRFAWNRVSVVQDGTLARNEIIPGALDPDVTSSQPQFNVTGFTGLSSEPAGFGNLPLDKSSGVWNISDNISSVRGKHTLKAGFDYQLIRVITSATLQGRGSWAFNGVFTQNPQGRPNTGAPVADLLLGLPNSITIGTRGVSQEREHNTYWYLQDDWQVTPTLTFNLGLRYEITRPFYEINNRLANLITDYGDPNFGQYIIAGDGRRPRSLQYTDYNNLAPRFGFAWRTPAAGLVLRGGYGIFFGQDEGFGVSQRTTNNPPFVGFGGFNVTSDQLNIASTIPLSSPLPARPAPIDPASFQFDPNSTVQLRSWTNRFTLPYIQQWTLSLQKEIVPGTLWELNYVGNHGLKLWGVYQGNQPVPGPGSVNNRRPLSAFTRGSIIRAEPWVTSNYNGLSTRLERRFSKGLSFLASYTYGRSLDTQSNVDLCDGCVNSSGAGSVQNVNNRKANRGPSDHNVPQRFVFSGGWDLPFGQRNVVARGWTFAGILTFASGLPFTLNLPFDNANTGNVNWPNRIADGRIDNRTIDRWFDTAAFAFPAQYTFGNAGRGYLTGPGTKTLDFSLQRSFNLPINEVSRVEFRAEAFNALNTPQFGIPGATLNTPQFATIGSTAGPNRQLQFGLRLLF
- a CDS encoding YjhG/YagF family D-xylonate dehydratase yields the protein MHILDSGDPSLYDIRTRAAGPKGALPITPDMLLKRPSGDLFGWSQNAGMGWDPSALGGHDILILSTHGGLRDPDGAPVALGYHTGHFEVHLLVDAAARELAAHRAVPFAGYCTDPCDGRSQGTPGMYDSLPYRNDAAIVLRRLARSLPTRRGVLGVATCDKGLPAMMMALAALHDLPCVLAPGGVTLAAEEGEDAGKAQTLGARYAHGEITLEYAAEAGCRTCASPGGGCQFLGTAATSQVIAEALGMALPHSALAPSGHPIWLDMGRRSARALLAMVERGIRMRDILDRRALHNAMALHAAFGGSTNLILHLPAVAHSAGLARPTVEDWNRVNRAVPRLVDVLPNGPRNHITAQAYLAGAVPEVMLHLRQAGLLETGARTVAGITVDEALNWWEQSERRAAVRKLLADRDHIDPGKVIMDPDAARAAGLTPTVCFPVGNLAPEGSVVKSTSIDPSVVDAGGVYRKEGPARVFLAERDAIAAIKENRLQPGDILVLICRGPLGSGMEETYQITSALKHLPFGKHIALITDARFSGVSTGACIGHVSPEALAGGPIGKLRDGDRIRIVIDRNRLEATVDLLGADGSVESGNAALAARDPRADLHADPELPPETRLWAALQDVSGGSWGGAVYDTDAILRVIEAGRRAISA
- a CDS encoding M48 family metallopeptidase — its product is MTGQLLWKNESDCQGRFREVSMLMLSSTTLSKRLPAAALGVLLAACSGHQPGAPIKPGMNFFSVQQDIELGKQAAEEVRQQMDIVRDAAVQNYVKRIGERLVQTNAAKSSGFPFEFTVVNEKSINAFALPGGPMFVFSGLIASADNEAQVAGVMGHEMAHVILRHGTNQVSKAQLLELPAQIGGAVAAASVGNEQLGQLVQVGAALGLNSLLLKFSRGAETQADILGSRIMAEAGYNPIEMARFFEKLEGDGGSRAPEFFSDHPNPGNRIKRIESEIAVMPQQSYGFQAGDFGGLKRSVAALPEPKPPQKPQPAAPQVSQPSNAQWRQVRGPTFQMSMPGDWEMVQSNGTPATVVAPRGGLVRQLGGSVAIGFGLMLNYYAPQTASDLGGASQELWRQMMRADPSMQIGSNARQVRLSGATGLMTQYQTESPFGGPEQGVIITVARPEGLFYIIGAAPRQNAQQLQQMLDQVVGSLRFTR
- a CDS encoding carbonic anhydrase, which codes for MGKILVLLPLALGMVPAAAGAADGAPSPEMVLEWLRYGNQRHAEGKPVHWHQSVARRREVAKTQPAQAVVIACSESTTPPEILFDQGLGDLYVLRAPGNVVGEREIAAVEMAVERHGVRVVVVLGHQGCSVVGHAVRGAMGPGHIGTLVAPMAAPVARVKGQPGDVLERAIHANVEAGVAALAASDPILAPLAGGGRLRVVGAYYDGESGRVGWMTPPAHRTTLSSGLPH
- a CDS encoding GMC family oxidoreductase, whose translation is MAAPLSSDWSKRSKSTFDFIVIGSGYGGAITAARLAGSDARPSVCILERGKEWAVGEFPDSAGGWLSNQRNDLNPLGLYEVLNYADISILKGSGLGGTSLVNANVAIVPDDDAFRQDGWPAAVNTASLDSFYRIARDTLFARPYPDAMNLPKVQALARRGAQLGLPVEPLDIAVTTVDRTNDQGVHQPKCTGCGDCVSGCNVGSKNTLAMNYLPLAKSKGAEIYTQCEVESIEKLSAGGWRVHGYWVRDALKRQKFSLDAGNVILAAGSVNSTEILLRSAEKRGLAISPAAGSKFGGNGDFFGLSYNGNYETRVLGFGVHPPDQAWEKNPSGPSIVASLRYRAGDPSRWFTIEDLSFPAAALRAAQVTFATLPNKEDTDVGDETREMRRAIQDTLGIKPYDPEGALNHTMLYLCMGFDDQRGYFVLGKRGVEIRWPGAGRQPVFGMINEELRRHARREGSSFLANPIWEFMKLPVRHLVTAHPLGGLPMGEDYLAGAVDEWGRVFSSDGSVHDGLFVADGAVLPAALGVNPFLTIAAVAERIAARKIEEIGGNPYPKPPAPVAIPAVDPIEAISKSETELERIFERIPSGSIQTMLNAGGRTVDPAARRIRNDDFWKGCFPNGHLLNAMSSALFTSFKKRFFKQGGKFMGVTSDSDGAIDARNSIEEIELKKPAGDLKPGRYILLRYLDPPWQGFYDVFRVINEDLLIGRVYLGAYPDGLRMFTFPMTRRYAFSQMTVEDHRSLYASAVVPTALELDGAWRMDTISNANHAAGVAWLAFENKPDGRLESRYQLMGLIEGLVTPSFAAGHFQLNDFTPLRDEIRKIDDELFIGKWVTSDPALIHGSLPVDLGLFHREPAGPDGKSRWGFYYLLTRAEGAGRLSSSTILSPWLDHQLPRGVGMTFDEEMVGRIWNGMKTPSGDRSGDLAIAARGDAGASACSFQVRMHIGDVNEFVDGPEHEARLSGKIVFSDFLGGGPREFTLDSGKSYFNYLRVNTQTGEAEMRYFLEWTTPQGRRFQFEGKKYMQKDASGPREVLSDYTTLYTHLYEYNAGGRDELATGLLKFRTFEDLAAVGNLAGFLAGFRVTGATDPGLQLAARMRFLAFTGQFVQREYDPLAPQAEMPPAPRAAAAGGGSGSEYP
- a CDS encoding long-chain-fatty-acid--CoA ligase, which gives rise to MFIPLTPLRCLHRAMDLFGDKTGVICGGTSFTYRQFGERCQKLAAGLSATGIGPGDRVAYLSFNNHQLLEGYYGVIQAGAVVMPLNVRLSAGELVNILNHSGARMLVFETDFLPHAEQIKANCPGVEHLVSIGGPASLATLDYEDIVARGAPRRADIMAVDENAVAELFYTSGSTGTPKGVTLSHRTLYLHALDLVSIYDNPSTIVDLHTIPLFHANGWGKPQVSTMLGVTQVMVRRFEPAGVFQLIAAHRATHMSLVPTMANALINAPDLAAADLSSLRQVTIGGAASSPELVERVESALGCECLSGYGLTETSPVLTTSRHKGTFDYADDAARRRFQSMAGWPIPGVEVRVVDYDMNDVPRDMTAIGEVVARGDQVMDGYYRESEQTAAVMTGAWFHTGDMAVWNDEGYIHIVDRKKEIIISGGENISSLEVEKAIFAHPAVFECAVVAAPDDKWGEVPAAIVVLKPDQELSESALIAFLQQRLGKYKIPRTIRFQSDTLPKTGTGKIRKMVLKEQFWAGKTKRVQG